The following coding sequences lie in one Anguilla anguilla isolate fAngAng1 chromosome 14, fAngAng1.pri, whole genome shotgun sequence genomic window:
- the LOC118212748 gene encoding disabled homolog 2-like: protein MSTEVESSVNNQAEPALVKTPSKKEKKKGPEKTDEFLLARFKGDGVRYKAKLIGIDDVPEARGDKMSQDSMMKLKGMAVAARSQGKHKQRIWVNISLTGMKIIDEKSGVIEHEHAVNKISFIARDVTDNRAFGYVCGAEGQHQFFAIKTAQQAEPLVIDLKDLFQLIFNMKKKEAEGPKKNETDSKVIENGGDALLSTEGQENKSVEHLDLFGDMSTPPDIHSPSETKDFLLLDLSTDIDSNQNCVNGNPFATSCSSVLWARPQPSSSPENPFSSQPNFFPSPIPDPFIDDPFCKNGQSAHPSSVIGSLSLGQESSNHFLSKPKVNGGQNGDSDYFGQRFDQVSSRTVIQALTDGQWPLGGKPSEAAPWTESDVPVKEQSGMLSKPFFEACDKSLPLQNGEKHELVGIPEPSFPPAKDSVIISPPPLNTKAGRGRRSAKSPTNDLFGADLFASPSQTEAQPDAAQPNPVDLFNSGPVNHTNPLAALGTMQLGQASVPSASGTAPWRPPGPTMFSIPGVPQVTMGGPQPSPFGGPPVPAWGQTAPAFGVPPGPQPPAWGQRPAPGPPGAWPQPSPLTNPFQPSMFPGGLPPGPMMQQISSPPPQPPPRPAPLKEHPRVENSAFSALDPLGEKEKKTGKDMFKDFKLAKPPAVPARRSEQKEAPSTDGGAFDQYFSAKVGLAQDVADHDDFDISQISGNEPPKPAPRQSPPTTAAPAPALAPTPALAPVSAPAPAPAVAPAQGFFDDPFGAQPFGAPPTTNTQAFQPAAVTDPFGDPFGNPFA, encoded by the exons GCCCAGAGAAGACCGATGAATTCCTGCTGGCCAGGTTCAAAGGTGATGGAGTGCGATATAAAGCCAAACTGATTGGCATAGATGATGTTCCGGAGGCCAGAGGGGACAAAATGAGTCAGGACTCCATGATGAAACTGAAG GGCATGGCAGTCGCTGCTCGCTCCCAGGGAAAGCACAAACAGAGAATTTGGGTCAATATATCTTTAACCGGGATGAAAATTATTGACGAGAAATCTGGG GTAATAGAACATGAACACGCAGTGAATAAGATCTCTTTCATTGCGCGGGATGTAACCGACAACCGGGCCTTTGGCTATGTGTGTGGTGCAGAGGGCCAGCACCAGTTTTTTGCCATAAAAACTGCCCAGCAA GCTGAGCCTCTTGTTATTGACTTGAAGGAcctttttcagttaattttcaatatgaagaagaaagaagCAGAGGGTCCTAAGAAG AATGAAACTGATAGCAAGGTGATAGAG aATGGCGGTGATGCCTTGCTTAGTACTGAAGGACAGGAGAATAAA AGTGTTGAACATCTGGACCTGTTTGGAGACATGTCGACCCCACCCGACATACACTCTCCTTCA GAGACAAAAGATTTCCTATTGCTGGATCTATCCACTGACATTGACAGCAATCAGAACTGTGTAAATGGAAATCCCTtcgccacttcctgttcctctgtgCTTTGGGCCAGGCCTCAGCCCAGCTCCTCGCCTGAAAATCCCTTCTCCTCCCAGCCCAacttctttccctctcccatTCCTGACCCTTTCATCGATGATCCCTTCTGCAAAAATGGCCAGTCTGCACACCCCAGCTCTGTCATAGGCTCTCTCAGTCTTGGGCAGGAGAGTTCAAATCATTTCCTTAGCAAGCCAAAGGTGAATGGTGGTCAGAATGGCGACTCTGACTACTTTGGTCAGCGGTTTGATCAGGTATCCAGTAGGACTGTCATCCAGGCACTGACTGACGGTCAGTGGCCGCTGGGTGGTAAGCCATCGGAAGCAGCCCCCTGGACTGAAAGTGACGTCCCTGTGAAGGAGCAGAGTGGTATGCTTAGCAAACCCTTTTTTGAAGCCTGTGATAAAAGCCTGCCCTTGCAAAACGGTGAGAAACACGAGCTGGTGGGCATACCGGAGCCCTCCTTCCCCCCGGCCAAGGATTCGGTGATCATTAGCCCTCCTCCGCTCAACACTAAAGCCGGACGAGGACGGAGGAGTGCGAAG TCTCCTACAAATGACCTTTTTGGAGCAGACCTGTTTGCTTCACCCAGCCAGACAGAAGCCCAGCCTGACGCTGCACAACCCAATCCAGTGGATCTCTTCAATAGTGGCCCAGTCAACCATACCAACCCCCTGGCCGCTCTGG GTACCATGCAGCTGGGACAAGCCTCTGTCCCCTCTGCCTCTGGGACAGCCCCTTGGAGGCCACCTGGGCCCACCATGTTCTCCATCCCAGGTGTTCCACAGGTCACAATGGGAGGTCCCCAACCGTCACCATTCGGAGGCCCACCTGTGCCAGCGTGGGGACAGACTGCTCCAGCCTTCGGTGTTCCACCtggcccccagccccctgcctGGGGCCAGAGGCCTGCCCCAGGGCCTCCTGGAGCCTGGCCCCAGCCCTCTCCCCTGACTAACCCTTTCCAGCCAAGCATGTTTCCTGGTGGCCTCCCACCAGGCCCTATGATGCAGCAGATCTCCAGTCCGCCACCACAGCCACCGCCCCGGCCAGCACCACTGAAGGAGCACCCCAGAGTGGAGAACAGTGCTTTCTCAGCCCTGGACCCCCTGGgtgagaaggagaagaagactGGCAAGGACATGTTCAAGGACTTCAAGCTGGCCAAGCCACCTGCAGTGCCTGCTAGGAGGAGTGAACAGAAGGAAGCTCCCAGCACCGACGGTGGTGCTTTCGACCAATACTTCTCCGCCAAAGTGGGCCTTGCTCAGGATGTAGCTGATCATGATGACTTTGATATCAGTCAGATATCAGGCAATG AGCCGCCCAAACCTGCGCCCCGGCAGTCCCCTCCAACCACTgcagcccccgcccctgccctggCCCCCACTCCTGCACTGGCTCCAGTCTCGGCTCCGGCCCCAGCACCAGCGGTAGCACCAGCCCAGGGCTTCTTTGATGACCCTTTTGGGGCCCAACCGTTCGGAGCGCCTCCCACCACA AACACTCAGGCTTTCCAACCCGCTGCTGTCACTGACCCCTTTGGAGATCCCTTTGGTAACCCCTTTGCCTGA